In Flexibacter flexilis DSM 6793, a genomic segment contains:
- the lpxA gene encoding acyl-ACP--UDP-N-acetylglucosamine O-acyltransferase, translating to MIQPLAYIHPEAKLAPSVVVEPFAVIHKNVEIGEGSWIGSHAVIMEGARIGKNVKVFPGAVISSVPQDLKFEGEDTIAVVGDNTVVRECVTISRGTKDKYKTVVGANCLLMAYVHVAHDCIIGDNCIIANTVQLAGHVEVDDWVVIGGSSAVHQFVKIGAHSMISGGSLVRKDVPPFVKAAREPLSYAGINSIGLRRRGFTSEQISQVQEIYRILYLSGVNNTTAMDKIEMEFAASDERDLILNFFRNSERGMMKGYGA from the coding sequence ATGATACAACCCTTAGCATATATTCACCCTGAAGCCAAATTAGCTCCCAGCGTGGTAGTAGAACCCTTCGCCGTTATTCATAAAAACGTAGAGATTGGCGAAGGAAGTTGGATTGGTTCGCACGCCGTCATTATGGAAGGTGCGCGTATCGGTAAAAACGTAAAAGTATTCCCTGGTGCGGTGATTTCTTCTGTGCCTCAAGACCTTAAGTTTGAAGGCGAAGATACCATTGCCGTAGTGGGCGACAACACTGTAGTTCGCGAGTGTGTAACCATCAGTCGCGGTACAAAAGACAAATACAAAACCGTAGTCGGTGCTAACTGTTTGCTTATGGCTTACGTGCACGTGGCACACGATTGTATAATCGGAGATAATTGCATCATTGCCAATACAGTACAGTTGGCTGGCCACGTAGAAGTGGACGACTGGGTTGTAATCGGCGGCTCAAGTGCTGTGCATCAGTTCGTTAAGATTGGCGCACACTCCATGATTTCGGGTGGCTCATTGGTTCGCAAAGACGTTCCGCCATTCGTAAAAGCCGCTCGCGAACCGTTGAGCTATGCGGGAATTAACTCCATTGGCTTGCGTCGCAGAGGTTTTACCAGCGAACAAATTTCGCAAGTGCAAGAAATTTACCGCATTTTGTACTTGAGCGGCGTGAACAACACGACTGCCATGGACAAAATCGAAATGGAATTTGCCGCGTCCGACGAACGAGACCTTATTCTTAACTTTTTCCGCAACTCAGAGCGCGGAATGATGAAAGGTTACGGCGCGTAA
- a CDS encoding MBOAT family O-acyltransferase, which yields MANKNLKTQNILILVASYFFYSCWDWRFLFLLMFSTFLDYFTGLKMVESGKISQKKIWFWLSIIVNLGFLGIFKYYNFFALSFASFTSLLGFKIHPTLLDIILPVGISFYTFHGLSYVIDIYYDRIKPEKDFVDYALFVSFFPLLVAGPIERATHLLPQIKKPRVFDFEKAKDGMRQILWGLFKKVVIADQCAELVNIIYADEKYTGITLIFGAILFSFQIYGDFSGYSDMALGTARLFGFELLRNFSFPYFSRDIAEFWRRWHISLSSWFKDYLYIPLGGSKGGTWYRVRNTFIIFLVSGFWHGANWTFIVWGFLNALFIMPSILFKTNRNNLDIVAQGRIIPSFRELISVVITFGLSTFAWIFFRAESLPKAIHFIEKMFVNITESNTLKGIITNHSGNRLILYIIFFFTIEWLGRENNYAIQKLGIKWHKSLRWAFYYLILIIIFFARDSKQEFIYFQF from the coding sequence ATGGCAAATAAAAACCTAAAAACACAAAATATATTAATATTGGTAGCAAGTTACTTTTTTTATAGCTGCTGGGATTGGCGTTTTTTATTTTTGTTAATGTTTTCTACCTTTTTAGATTATTTTACAGGTCTAAAAATGGTCGAATCAGGGAAAATTTCTCAAAAAAAAATTTGGTTTTGGCTTAGCATCATTGTAAATCTTGGCTTTTTAGGAATTTTTAAATACTATAACTTTTTTGCATTATCATTTGCAAGTTTTACGTCTTTATTAGGATTTAAAATACACCCTACATTATTAGACATAATTCTTCCTGTTGGTATTTCTTTTTATACATTTCATGGTCTTTCTTATGTAATTGATATTTATTATGATAGGATAAAACCTGAAAAAGATTTCGTTGATTATGCACTATTTGTAAGCTTTTTTCCGCTATTGGTAGCAGGGCCTATTGAACGAGCGACACACCTTTTACCACAAATAAAAAAGCCAAGAGTCTTTGATTTTGAAAAGGCAAAAGATGGTATGCGTCAAATACTTTGGGGCTTATTCAAAAAAGTAGTAATTGCAGACCAATGTGCCGAATTAGTCAATATAATTTATGCAGACGAAAAATACACAGGTATTACTTTAATATTTGGTGCTATTTTATTTAGTTTTCAGATTTATGGAGATTTTTCTGGCTATTCTGATATGGCATTAGGCACCGCAAGATTATTCGGATTTGAGCTATTGCGCAATTTTTCATTTCCTTATTTTTCGCGGGATATTGCCGAGTTTTGGAGACGCTGGCACATTTCACTTTCCTCTTGGTTCAAAGATTACTTATATATTCCGCTTGGAGGTAGCAAAGGCGGTACTTGGTACAGGGTTCGTAATACATTTATTATATTTTTGGTAAGTGGTTTTTGGCATGGTGCAAACTGGACATTTATTGTTTGGGGCTTCCTTAATGCTTTATTTATTATGCCTTCTATTTTATTCAAAACCAATCGAAATAATTTAGATATTGTAGCACAAGGTCGCATTATTCCGTCTTTCAGAGAGCTTATTTCCGTCGTCATTACATTTGGTTTATCTACTTTTGCTTGGATATTTTTTAGGGCTGAATCACTACCAAAAGCAATACATTTTATAGAAAAAATGTTTGTTAATATAACAGAATCAAATACATTAAAGGGAATTATTACTAATCATAGTGGAAACAGACTCATCCTATACATAATATTTTTCTTTACAATAGAATGGCTTGGAAGAGAAAATAATTATGCTATCCAAAAATTAGGAATTAAATGGCATAAGTCTTTACGTTGGGCATTTTACTACCTCATTTTAATTATTATCTTTTTTGCAAGAGATAGCAAACAAGAGTTTATATACTTTCAGTTTTAA